The Coraliomargarita parva genome contains a region encoding:
- a CDS encoding SGNH/GDSL hydrolase family protein has protein sequence MNHTFFTNLLERFESQTLTRILAYGSSNTERRLPGMHWFDCLDLAIQQRYGRSHRCINSGVGGETSRDLLERFPADAAFYLPHAVFITIGGNDSNPDQNMDLEEFEANLRELWRRFDAIGTQVCFQTYYALDTDGSERFLKYEAFAEAVRWVCEDTGAALVDHLHRWTPLRLLHPEIYRPLMTDPLHVNERGNKVMGVDLARCFGLELEPDPAVWGEALKIQSLMDGLGSKAYA, from the coding sequence GTGAACCACACGTTTTTCACAAACTTGCTGGAGCGTTTCGAGTCACAGACCTTGACGCGGATCCTGGCATACGGTTCTTCCAACACGGAGCGCCGGCTGCCGGGGATGCACTGGTTTGATTGTCTGGATTTGGCGATTCAACAGCGCTACGGGCGTTCACATCGCTGCATTAATTCCGGGGTCGGGGGGGAGACTTCGCGTGACTTGTTGGAGCGCTTCCCTGCGGATGCGGCCTTTTACCTGCCGCACGCGGTCTTCATTACCATCGGTGGCAACGACAGCAATCCGGATCAAAATATGGATCTGGAGGAGTTCGAAGCCAACTTGCGCGAGCTCTGGCGGCGTTTCGATGCCATCGGTACCCAGGTCTGCTTTCAGACCTACTATGCGCTCGATACGGATGGCAGTGAGCGCTTTCTCAAGTACGAGGCTTTTGCCGAAGCGGTGCGCTGGGTCTGCGAGGATACCGGCGCGGCTCTGGTGGACCATCTGCACCGCTGGACCCCCCTGAGACTCCTGCATCCCGAAATTTATCGTCCGCTGATGACCGATCCGTTGCATGTGAACGAGCGTGGGAACAAGGTCATGGGGGTGGATTTGGCCCGTTGCTTCGGCCTGGAGCTGGAGCCCGATCCGGCGGTCTGGGGCGAAGCCTTGAAAATCCAGTCTCTGATGGACGGTCTGGGCAGCAAGGCCTACGCCTA